CTTATTCAGTATGCGGTTGAGGAAGCGATTGCTGCCGGCATTACTGAAATGATTTTTGTGACTGGTCGCAGCAAGCGCGCAATCGAAGATCACTTTGATAAGGCTTACGAATTAGAAGCTGAGCTCGAAGCAAAAAATAAGCAGGCTCTTTTAGAGATTGTGCGCAGCGTTAAACCAAGTCATGTGGATTGTGTGTACGTTCGCCAACCAGAAGCGCTGGGTTTAGGTCACGCTGTCTTGTGCGCAGAAAAGCTCGTGCGAGATGAACCTTTTGCCATCATCCTGGCTGATGACTTACTCGATGGCCACCCGCCGGTTCTAAAGCAGATGCTCAAAGTGTTTGATGAGCAAAATGGTTCCGTCTTAGCAGTGGAGAAAATTGATCCATCTAAAAGCAGCTCCTACGGCATTATTTCTGGAGAAGAGGTATCAAAAGGGATCTATCGCTTAAATGGGATTGTGGAGAAGCCGCAACCTCAAGATGCACCATCTAACTTAGCGGTAGTTGGTCGCTATGTTCTGTCTTCAGACATCTTCAATCACATTCGTAATCTCAAGCCAGGTGCTGGTGGAGAAATCCAGCTCACCGATGCCATTGCCTCACTACTTAAAGAAGAGCCAGTATTCGCTTATGAATACGATGGTGTGCGCTATGACTGCGGCAGTAAACTTGGCTACCTCAAGGCTTCCGTGGAATTTGCTTTACGCCACCCAGAGGTAAGCACTGAGTTTGCAACGTATTTAAAGAGCCGCTCTCTAACCTAGGCTTCAGAATGAAGCTCCGACAGGAGAAAAACAAAAAAGGCAGAAATCACTTTCTGCCTTTTTCTTTGCTACTGACGGTTGGCGGAATGCCTTACCTTCTCTTGAGGAAGAAAACCAATACATCGCCCTCTGTAGTACTGGAAAGGAGCTCATTACCAGTCTGCTTTGCAAATGCGGGGAAGTCATGAGCCGCACCAGAATCCGTTGCTTTTACCTTCAGCACTTCACCAGACTGCATGGTGGCTAAGGCTTTCTTGGTACGTAAAATTGGCAGCGGGCAGTTCATGCCAATCGCATCGACCTCAAGATTAAATTCGATAGCATTACTCACTTAGAGGCCACCCAATCTTTAACGCCAGCTAATGCGGCGCCCAATTTGCTTGGATCAGTGCCGCCAGCCATTGCCATTTCTGGCTTGCCGCCACCTTTACCGCCAACCTGCTGAGCAACATAGTTGACCAAATCACCTGCTTTGACTTTGGCAATCGAGTCTGCAGTCACAC
The window above is part of the beta proteobacterium CB genome. Proteins encoded here:
- a CDS encoding SirA family protein, with protein sequence MSNAIEFNLEVDAIGMNCPLPILRTKKALATMQSGEVLKVKATDSGAAHDFPAFAKQTGNELLSSTTEGDVLVFFLKRR
- a CDS encoding UTP-glucose-1-phosphate uridylyltransferase, producing MPLSTKAVTKAVFPVAGLGTRFLPATKASPKEMLNVVDKPLIQYAVEEAIAAGITEMIFVTGRSKRAIEDHFDKAYELEAELEAKNKQALLEIVRSVKPSHVDCVYVRQPEALGLGHAVLCAEKLVRDEPFAIILADDLLDGHPPVLKQMLKVFDEQNGSVLAVEKIDPSKSSSYGIISGEEVSKGIYRLNGIVEKPQPQDAPSNLAVVGRYVLSSDIFNHIRNLKPGAGGEIQLTDAIASLLKEEPVFAYEYDGVRYDCGSKLGYLKASVEFALRHPEVSTEFATYLKSRSLT